Proteins encoded together in one Coffea arabica cultivar ET-39 chromosome 2c, Coffea Arabica ET-39 HiFi, whole genome shotgun sequence window:
- the LOC140004387 gene encoding putative disease resistance RPP13-like protein 1 has translation MAAAVVGGSFLSAFLQVLFDRMAMPEFVNLFRNPKTDVALLLKKLESEFRTAGAVLDDAENKEIPKGYVNDWLEELRDTFYQAEDLLDRMNTEALRIKVEIEYESSTSTCTSSGDEFLKKIKPEIETIVERLKGYNKQISPLGLQVGHSRIESHQKFETALVDETTIFGRDADKERIIQKLLSEDANGDNFTVVPIVGMGGLGKTTLAQIVYKDSRVAESFPARAWVCVSEEYDATRITKELLRELSISFDKDEKLFSLQGKLQVGLANKKFLLVLDDVWNDNYNEWKKLRTPFKGGSRGSKIIVTTRDQNVAMMMANERSIHHLDSMLEEDCRSLFKKHAFENRDGNENAELEEIGNQIVKKCRGLPLAVITVAGVLRSKTTPKEWKEILTSEEWTQMDIPGGPMPALRLSYIHLPSYLKRCFAYCAVFPKDYQFRNEEIIQLWQANDLLEYPGENKRIENKGEKFIHELRMRSLFHQSTDHTFSMHDLVNDLARFFFGKYCLRLEDHQEGNATISGARHFSYHPSWYDTFHKFNLLSQTKNIRTFLPLRTDSMIRLSNKFFEDALPQFMSLRVLSLSYYENIVKLPKSYSGLKQLRFLNLSETGIKVLPDWICSFYNLQTLLLSNCRQLEELPKNLGKLINLCCLDISGTPLKKMPPQMGRLINLQVLTNFVIGKNSGSTIKELGKLPMLRGELILSGLENVSAGMDASMANMEGKEHLERLTLQWNGGTTFPDWLGNSSFSSLESLSLSGCKYCHSLPTLGQLQSLQSLAIVGMSCIPVLTQDFYGDINVTKPFPSLKNLTIGWLPQWKSWYIPEGEVFNGLERLRISDCPKLIGELPQQLPSLQSLEISGCDNLVWDNGQLSILNGENQQNFSSLHQLKISKLENLKELPLQLNQLSKLKKLNISELENLEELPLQLNQLSRLKKLTIHDCRSLCPSHMSRLPASLKSLEYMGCKLELEGGGALEYLVLGGCDLKVKAEWLASFPMLKRLEIRYCRSVENQSGITTTTTTSVMTSLQSLDVYGYDDLLMSFSEGGLAAPNLTTISIRDGNGAGLGRGTPPPSPAPLPISSPRPPPRPPPPAPPAPPRPALPRFPRGGTRGG, from the coding sequence ATGGCCGCTGCCGTAGTGGGAGGCTCATTCCTCTCCGCTTTCCTTCAAGTGCTATTCGATAGGATGGCTATGCCGGAATTCGTGAATTTGTTTCGTAATCCGAAGACCGATGTTGCTCTCCTCCTCAAGAAGCTCGAGAGTGAGTTTCGCACTGCTGGAGCCGTGCTCGATGATGCAGAGAACAAGGAAATACCGAAGGGATATGTCAACGACTGGCTTGAGGAGCTTCGTGATACATTTTATCAAGCAGAGGATTTACTGGACAGAATGAACACTGAAGCCCTGCGAATTAAGGTCGAAATTGAGTACGAAAGCTCTACCAGCACTTGTACATCTTCGGGTGATGAATTCCTTAAGAAGATTAAGCCTGAGATTGAAACGATAGTGGAGAGGCTGAAGGGATATAACAAACAAATTAGTCCCTTGGGTTTGCAAGTTGGTCATTCCAGAATAGAGTcacatcaaaaatttgaaacagCTTTGGTTGACGAGACTACTATTTTTGGGAGAGATGCTGATAAAGAGAGGATAATTCAAAAGTTGCTGTCTGAGGATGCAAATGGAGACAATTTCACCGTGGTTCCAATAGTTGGAATGGGTGGGCTTGGCAAGACCACCTTGGCCCAAATAGTTTACAAAGATTCGAGGGTGGCAGAGAGTTTCCCTGCCAGGGCATGGGTCTGTGTATCAGAAGAATATGATGCTACAAGGATAACAAAAGAACTCCTAAGGGAACTCAGTATTTCTTTTGACAAGGATGAGAAATTGTTTTCCCTTCAAGGAAAGCTACAAGTTGGTCTAGCCAATAAAAAGTTCCTTCTTGTTCTGGATGATGTTTGGAATGATAACTACAATGAGTGGAAAAAATTAAGGACCCCTTTCAAAGGTGGATCACGTGGAAGTAAGATCATTGTTACAACACGGGATCAGAATGTTGCAATGATGATGGCCAACGAAAGGTCAATTCATCATTTGGATTCCATGCTAGAGGAAGATTGCCGGTCTTTATTTAAGAAGCATGCGTTTGAAAATAGAGATGGCAATGAAAATGCAGAACTTGAAGAAATAGGAAACCAAATTGTGAAGAAGTGTCGAGGGTTGCCTTTGGCTGTGATAACAGTTGCAGGTGTTTTGCGCTCTAAAACAACCCCCAAAGAATGGAAAGAGATTTTGACAAGTGAAGAGTGGACTCAAATGGATATTCCAGGTGGCCCCATGCCAGCATTGAGATTAAGCTacattcatcttccttcctatCTTAAAAGGTGCTTTGCTTATTGTGCTGTGTTTCCCAAAGATTACCAGTTTAGAAACGAGGAAATTATTCAGTTATGGCAAGCTAATGATCTTTTAGAGTACCCtggagaaaataaaagaattgaaaacaaGGGTGAGAAGTTCATTCATGAACTGAGAATGAGGTCATTATTTCATCAGTCAACTGACCATACTTTCTCCATGCATGACCTTGTCAACGATCTGGCTAGATTTTTCTTTGGGAAATACTGCCTTAGGCTTGAAGATCATCAGGAAGGCAATGCTACAATATCTGGTGCAAGACATTTTTCATACCATCCTAGTTGGTATGACACATTTCACAAATTTAATCTCTTGAGTCAGACTAAGAATATAAGGACATTCTTGCCATTGAGAACGGATTCTATGATTCGTCTAAGCAACAAATTCTTTGAGGATGCCTTGCCCCAATTCATGTCTTTAAGGGTTCTATCTTTGTCCTATTATGAGAATATTGTGAAGTTACCAAAGTCATATAGTGGTTTGAAACAACTTCGATTTCTGAATCTCTCTGAAACAGGAATAAAGGTGCTGCCGGACTGGATATGTAGTTTCTATAATCTACAAACTTTGTTGCTGTCAAATTGCAGACAACTTGAAGAGTTGCCAAAAAATTTGGGAAAGTTAATTAACTTATGTTGCCTGGATATTAGTGGAACTCCATTGAAGAAAATGCCACCACAAATGGGTAGACTGATAAACCTTCAAGTCTTGACAAATTTTGTCATAGGGAAGAACAGTGGTTCGACGATTAAGGAGTTGGGCAAGCTTCCTATGCTACGTGGTGAGCTAATCCTCTCCGGGCTAGAAAATGTTTCTGCTGGTATGGATGCATCAATGGCGAACATGGAAGGCAAGGAACACCTTGAAAGGTTAACCCTGCAGTGGAATGGCGGGACAACATTTCCAGATTGGCTAGGCAACTCTTCTTTCAGCAGTTTGGAATCCTTGAGTCTATCTGGGTGTAAATATTGCCACTCCTTGCCTACACTCGGGCAGCTACAGTCCTTGCAATCACTTGCAATTGTGGGAATGAGTTGTATACCAGTCTTGACACAAGATTTTTATGGAGACATCAATGTAACCAAACCATTCCCATCTCTGAAAAATTTGACAATCGGGTGGTTGCCACAGTGGAAGAGTTGGTACATACCAGAGGGTGAAGTCTTCAATGGACTTGAACGACTCAGGATAAGTGATTGTCCCAAATTGATTGGAGAACTTCCCCAACAACTTCCATCACTGCAAAGCCTTGAGATATCTGGCTGCGACAATCTTGTGTGGGACAATGGTCAATTGAGCATCCTGAATGGAGAGAATCAACAAAATTTTTCATCTCTTCATCAATTGAAGATTTCAAAGCTAGAAAATTTGAAAGAGTTGCCCCTACAGCTCAACCAATTATCCAAGCTTAAGAAATTGAATATTTCAGAGCTAGAAAATTTGGAGGAGTTGCCCCTACAGCTCAACCAATTATCCCGACTTAAGAAACTGACGATTCATGATTGTCGGTCTCTCTGCCCCTCGCACATGAGTAGACTGCCTGCCTCACTTAAATCACTGGAGTACATGGGTTGCAAATTGGAATTGGAGGGTGGTGGGGCCTTGGAGTACTTGGTATTAGGCGGTTGTGACCTCAAAGTCAAAGCCGAGTGGCTTGCCTCGTTCCCTATGCTAAAACGTCTTGAAATTAGGTACTGCAGGAGTGTTGAGAATCAGAGTGGTataactactactactactactagtgTGATGACGTCACTTCAATCCTTAGACGTCTACGGCTACGATGATCTATTAATGTCTTTTTCAGAGGGAGGATTGGCAGCCCCCAATCTAACGACGATTAGcattagggatggcaacggggcggggttggggcgggggacccctcccccgtcccccgccccgttgcctattagttccccccgtcccccgccccgtcccccgcctcccgctccccccgccccgccccgccccgccttgccccgcttcccccgcgggggcacccgcgggggttaa
- the LOC113727193 gene encoding basic leucine zipper 23-like, whose product MDDREVELSHHVLVPNFDSSSSVQASISVDSFLDELLRNGQTCTHTHTCNPPGPDAAHTHTCYHTHTQVIPSEKVDNPSEKVDGPCDSRKSTSKTRRSSGNREAVRKYREKKKAHTAYLEEEAKKLRLVNQQLIRKVQRQAILEAEISRLRSLLLDVRGKIDTELGAYPLQKQCTASTKVKEGESGMQYSGLAMELQCENDLTCFHPHGDSSIEDGGFGGCDKMGASSWEGNCQSATVACKANGPAERSGMDSVETRLSSASQAE is encoded by the coding sequence ATGGATGATAGAGAGGTAGAGCTATCACACCATGTCTTGGTTCCTAATTTCGATTCATCTAGCAGTGTTCAAGCATCAATCTCTGTGGATTCATTTCTTGATGAGTTGTTAAGAAATGGCCAAACATGTACTCACACCCATACTTGCAACCCTCCTGGCCCTGATGCTGCACATACTCACACATGTTACCATACTCATACCCAAGTCATTCCATCTGAGAAAGTGGACAATCCTAGTGAGAAAGTAGATGGTCCTTGTGATAGTAGAAAGTCAACATCAAAGACTAGGAGGTCTTCTGGAAATAGAGAAGCTGTTAGGAAATATAGGGAGAAGAAAAAGGCACATACAGCTTACTTGGAAGAGGAAGCTAAGAAACTGAGACTGGTAAACCAACAGTTGATTAGGAAAGTGCAGAGGCAAGCTATTCTTGAAGCAGAAATCTCGAGGCTTAGAAGCCTTTTGCTCGATGTTAGAGGGAAGATTGATACTGAATTGGGTGCTTATCCCTTACAAAAGCAGTGTACTGCAAGCACTAAAGTTAAAGAAGGGGAGTCAGGGATGCAATATTCTGGTCTGGCAATGGAGCTTCAGTGTGAGAATGATTTAACTTGCTTCCATCCTCACGGGGATTCATCCATAGAGGATGGTGGTTTTGGTGGATGTGATAAAATGGGAGCTTCATCTTGGGAAGGAAACTGCCAGTCTGCAACTGTTGCTTGTAAAGCTAATGGACCTGCAGAAAGAAGTGGTATGGACTCCGTGGAAACAAGGCTTTCATCTGCATCTCAAGCAGAGTAA